In Kushneria marisflavi, the following are encoded in one genomic region:
- the ung gene encoding uracil-DNA glycosylase, giving the protein MALPLPESWHRYLGDEVDAPYMQALKAFLRHEKDQRKVIYPASEHWFRAFELTPLESVKVVILGQDPYHGPGQAHGLCFSVRPQVAIPPSLVNIYKELKSDDVDFEPVNHGFLESWARQGVLLLNSVLTVERGQAASHRGQGWERFTDRAIEVINEHCSHVVFLLWGSYAQKKAAFVDRTKHLVLHAPHPSPLAAHRGFFGCHHFSQTNAFLTQKGEAPIDWRLPARDQLPDA; this is encoded by the coding sequence ATGGCCCTGCCGCTGCCCGAAAGCTGGCACCGCTACCTTGGTGATGAGGTGGATGCCCCTTATATGCAGGCGCTGAAGGCCTTTTTGCGTCATGAAAAGGATCAGCGCAAGGTGATCTATCCGGCCTCCGAGCACTGGTTTCGTGCCTTTGAACTGACGCCGCTGGAAAGCGTCAAGGTCGTGATTCTGGGGCAGGACCCCTATCATGGCCCGGGACAGGCGCATGGTCTGTGTTTCTCGGTGCGTCCGCAGGTCGCCATTCCGCCTTCCCTGGTCAATATCTACAAGGAGCTCAAAAGCGACGATGTCGACTTTGAGCCGGTGAACCACGGGTTTCTGGAAAGCTGGGCGCGTCAGGGGGTATTGCTGCTCAACAGTGTCCTGACCGTTGAGCGTGGTCAGGCAGCGTCACATCGGGGGCAGGGCTGGGAGCGTTTTACGGATCGGGCCATCGAGGTGATCAACGAGCACTGCTCTCATGTCGTGTTCCTGCTCTGGGGCAGCTATGCCCAGAAGAAGGCGGCCTTCGTTGACCGAACGAAGCATCTGGTACTGCATGCACCGCACCCATCACCGCTGGCGGCGCACCGTGGTTTCTTTGGCTGCCACCATTTTTCGCAGACCAATGCCTTTCTGACTCAAAAGGGCGAGGCGCCCATCGACTGGCGTCTGCCTGCACGTGATCAACTGCCCGACGCTTAA
- the upp gene encoding uracil phosphoribosyltransferase, with product MNVHTIDHPLVKHKLGLLRGAGISTKHFRELANELATLLTYEATKGLELGDETIEGWSGKPLKVQQIKGKKVTVVPILRAGLGMLDGVTTLLPSARISVVGLYRNEETLEPVPYFEKFVQDLDERLAIVIDPMLATGGSMAATLDMLKAKGCRQIKVIVLVATPEGIARVSRSHPEIELYTAAVDEGLDSHGYIVPGLGDAGDKLFGTR from the coding sequence ATGAATGTTCATACCATTGACCACCCTCTCGTCAAACACAAGCTTGGGCTGTTGCGCGGCGCCGGCATCAGCACCAAGCACTTTCGCGAGCTGGCCAACGAGCTTGCTACCCTTCTGACCTATGAGGCCACCAAGGGGCTCGAGCTGGGTGATGAAACCATCGAAGGCTGGAGTGGCAAGCCGCTCAAGGTTCAGCAGATCAAGGGCAAGAAGGTGACGGTTGTACCGATTCTGCGCGCCGGTCTTGGCATGCTCGATGGCGTCACGACGCTGCTGCCGAGCGCCCGTATCAGCGTTGTAGGGCTTTATCGCAACGAAGAGACCCTGGAGCCTGTTCCTTACTTCGAAAAGTTTGTGCAGGATCTGGATGAGCGTCTGGCGATCGTCATTGATCCCATGCTGGCCACGGGCGGTTCCATGGCAGCGACGCTTGATATGCTCAAGGCCAAGGGCTGTCGCCAGATCAAGGTCATCGTGCTGGTGGCAACGCCTGAAGGCATTGCGCGTGTCTCCCGCTCGCATCCCGAGATCGAGCTTTATACCGCGGCTGTTGATGAAGGTCTCGATAGCCATGGCTATATCGTTCCCGGGCTCGGTGATGCCGGTGACAAGCTGTTCGGAACACGCTAA
- the mobA gene encoding molybdenum cofactor guanylyltransferase MobA — translation MMDNRGGITGVVLAGGQGRRMGGVDKGLVELSGRSLVSHVLSVMAPQVGPVMINANRHHDVYAALGYPVVADIITGSAGPLAGFHAALKAASTPLVLMVPCDTPALPDALVASLLASLEGHGVDIVFACDQERAHPAIVLLKRHLVDDLEKYLVDGGRKIDQWYARHPHASCQFDDERAFININTPNDRDAFGR, via the coding sequence ATGATGGATAACCGAGGAGGCATTACCGGTGTGGTGCTGGCTGGCGGCCAGGGCCGGCGCATGGGTGGTGTCGACAAGGGCCTGGTCGAGCTCTCTGGCCGCTCGCTGGTCAGTCACGTACTGTCCGTGATGGCACCTCAGGTGGGGCCGGTGATGATCAATGCCAACCGTCACCATGACGTTTATGCTGCGCTGGGTTATCCGGTGGTTGCCGATATCATCACCGGTAGTGCCGGGCCACTGGCGGGGTTCCATGCTGCCCTCAAGGCAGCATCAACGCCACTGGTATTGATGGTACCCTGCGATACACCGGCACTGCCTGATGCCCTTGTGGCGTCACTTCTGGCCTCCCTTGAAGGGCATGGAGTCGATATCGTTTTTGCCTGTGATCAGGAGCGCGCTCATCCCGCCATCGTGCTGTTGAAACGCCATCTTGTGGATGATCTCGAGAAATATCTGGTCGATGGGGGGCGCAAGATCGATCAATGGTATGCGCGCCACCCACATGCTTCCTGTCAATTCGATGACGAGCGCGCCTTCATCAACATTAATACACCCAATGACCGGGACGCCTTTGGGCGATGA
- the mobB gene encoding molybdopterin-guanine dinucleotide biosynthesis protein B, giving the protein MTPLSLSDIETPLLGIAAWSGTGKTTLLEALLPSLRARGLNVAVIKHAHHDFDVDVPGKDSHRLRQAGAAPMLVASGRRFALMMETPGQEEPCLPTLLNQVMTLSPDLVLIEGFKQWPLPKIELYRDAVGKSLRAFDDPWVRAVATTDDVTLPLNVERLDLDDHDALLDWLMAWPSRWQAMAQGPRHE; this is encoded by the coding sequence ATGACGCCGTTGAGCCTTTCCGATATTGAAACACCGCTGCTGGGGATTGCTGCCTGGAGCGGTACAGGCAAGACCACGCTGCTGGAAGCCCTGCTCCCTTCCTTGCGTGCACGCGGCCTTAACGTGGCCGTCATCAAGCACGCCCATCACGATTTTGATGTCGATGTTCCCGGCAAGGACAGCCATCGTCTGCGTCAGGCGGGTGCGGCGCCGATGCTGGTGGCTTCCGGCCGGCGTTTTGCCTTGATGATGGAAACTCCCGGGCAGGAAGAGCCCTGTCTGCCCACGCTGCTGAATCAGGTGATGACGCTGTCGCCTGATCTCGTGTTGATCGAAGGGTTCAAGCAGTGGCCGCTGCCCAAGATCGAACTGTACCGTGACGCTGTGGGCAAGTCGCTGCGGGCCTTTGATGACCCCTGGGTGCGTGCCGTGGCAACGACCGATGACGTGACATTGCCTTTAAACGTCGAACGCCTGGACCTTGATGACCATGACGCGCTGCTTGACTGGTTGATGGCGTGGCCCTCGCGTTGGCAGGCCATGGCGCAGGGGCCACGCCATGAGTGA
- a CDS encoding molybdopterin molybdotransferase MoeA: protein MSDCFGTSDMLVEVSDLLAHIRAAAPAPVGVERVPLTQAVDRVLAESLVATLALPRYTASAMDGIAFAHKGQAGFRLIGEALAGHPFKDPVAAGEAVSITTGAPLPVGCDTVVMAEDIVISEDRVELAKPETVRKGQNIRHAGEEIAIGDRVFEPGTLLGPAQLGMAASLGLSHIDVHCRPKVAIFSSGDELRRVGGSDDKTPSLFDANAFSLAACLKRWGAEVIMTEILPDRLEESVAQLSRASRQADLIITSGGVSAGQADLIRAAIEQLGQVTSWRVAMRPGKPMAFGHIQQVPFFGLPGNPVAALVTLMQFVQPLFRQLSGWHQWMPVKWCALCEQPLKGRRGRLDLLRGRYHVDALGVARVSVIKEQGSHRLSSLYEANCLIELPVDIETCEAGTPVTIQPLGELI, encoded by the coding sequence ATGAGTGACTGCTTTGGCACCAGCGACATGCTTGTCGAGGTCAGTGACCTGCTGGCGCATATCAGGGCGGCTGCGCCAGCGCCCGTAGGCGTTGAGCGCGTACCTCTGACACAGGCCGTTGATCGGGTCCTTGCCGAATCCCTGGTAGCCACACTGGCACTGCCACGTTATACCGCCTCTGCCATGGATGGTATCGCCTTCGCTCATAAGGGGCAGGCCGGTTTCAGGTTGATTGGAGAGGCGTTGGCGGGGCATCCCTTCAAGGATCCTGTGGCAGCGGGTGAAGCTGTCTCGATTACCACGGGCGCACCACTGCCGGTCGGGTGCGATACGGTGGTCATGGCAGAAGATATTGTCATCAGCGAAGATCGGGTCGAGCTTGCCAAGCCCGAGACTGTTAGAAAGGGGCAAAACATTCGCCATGCCGGTGAAGAAATTGCCATCGGGGATCGTGTCTTCGAGCCCGGAACGCTTTTGGGGCCGGCTCAGCTTGGTATGGCGGCTTCGCTCGGCCTTTCACATATTGATGTGCACTGTCGTCCCAAAGTGGCTATTTTTTCCAGTGGCGACGAACTTCGTCGTGTCGGCGGCAGTGATGACAAGACTCCCTCTCTCTTTGATGCCAATGCCTTTAGCCTTGCAGCCTGCCTGAAGCGCTGGGGCGCAGAAGTGATCATGACGGAGATACTGCCGGACCGTCTTGAGGAGAGTGTCGCACAGCTTTCACGCGCCAGCCGACAGGCTGATCTCATTATTACGTCCGGAGGCGTATCGGCAGGTCAGGCGGATCTGATTCGTGCTGCTATCGAGCAGCTGGGTCAGGTCACCTCATGGCGTGTGGCCATGCGTCCGGGTAAGCCGATGGCTTTTGGCCATATCCAGCAGGTGCCTTTTTTCGGGCTCCCGGGTAACCCGGTGGCGGCGCTGGTGACGCTCATGCAGTTTGTGCAGCCCCTGTTTCGTCAGTTAAGTGGGTGGCATCAATGGATGCCCGTTAAATGGTGTGCTCTGTGTGAGCAGCCTCTCAAGGGACGCCGTGGGCGACTGGATCTATTGAGAGGCCGTTATCATGTTGATGCCCTTGGCGTGGCCAGAGTCAGCGTCATCAAGGAGCAGGGGTCGCACCGGCTGAGTTCACTTTACGAGGCCAACTGCCTGATAGAACTGCCCGTTGATATTGAAACCTGTGAGGCCGGCACGCCCGTGACCATACAACCGCTTGGAGAATTGATATGA
- the moaC gene encoding cyclic pyranopterin monophosphate synthase MoaC has protein sequence MTLTHLNERGEASMVDVSDKQSSHREAVATGRIVMQPETLKLLADGDMPKGNVLATARIAGIQAAKRTHELIPLCHALMLSKVAVDFELDTTEHCVRVKAFCRLEGRTGVEMEALTAVSVACLTLYDMCKAVDRGMEIMDVRLDHKSGGRSGVWQRQAAPMADVDAATSEPDAPERVVAVKESPIEIRFFAELRERLGVEKLSVLPGHLSSPTLMALKAWVKSQIDTPEALDQPRLLCAVNHDMVQGDVAIKPGDEVAFFPPVTGG, from the coding sequence ATGACATTGACTCACCTGAACGAACGGGGTGAGGCCAGCATGGTCGATGTGTCGGACAAGCAGAGCAGCCATCGTGAAGCTGTCGCCACCGGCCGTATCGTCATGCAGCCCGAGACACTGAAGCTTCTTGCCGACGGTGATATGCCCAAGGGTAATGTGCTGGCGACAGCGAGAATTGCCGGTATTCAGGCTGCCAAGCGTACTCACGAACTGATTCCGCTGTGTCATGCGTTGATGCTGTCAAAGGTTGCGGTCGATTTTGAACTCGACACGACAGAGCACTGTGTTCGAGTGAAAGCCTTCTGTCGTCTGGAAGGGCGTACCGGGGTAGAGATGGAGGCGCTCACGGCAGTTTCCGTGGCCTGTTTGACGCTTTATGACATGTGCAAGGCTGTGGATCGTGGCATGGAGATCATGGACGTGCGGCTGGATCATAAAAGCGGTGGGCGCTCGGGCGTTTGGCAAAGACAGGCCGCCCCGATGGCTGACGTCGATGCAGCAACGTCCGAGCCAGATGCTCCAGAGAGAGTGGTGGCAGTGAAGGAAAGCCCTATCGAGATACGCTTCTTTGCTGAGCTGAGAGAGCGATTGGGCGTTGAAAAATTGAGTGTTTTACCAGGGCATCTATCGTCTCCTACACTGATGGCATTAAAGGCGTGGGTAAAGTCGCAGATTGATACGCCTGAAGCGCTCGATCAGCCTCGCCTTCTATGTGCGGTTAACCATGACATGGTGCAGGGAGATGTCGCCATCAAACCCGGCGATGAAGTCGCATTTTTTCCCCCCGTCACCGGAGGCTGA
- the moaE gene encoding molybdopterin synthase catalytic subunit MoaE — translation MITIQHEPFDIGALYRRLSDGCHSTGAVVSFVGRVRDFNESPEVTALTLEHYPGMTERALEEVVERAQQRWQINDAIVVHRIGYMTPGDDIVAVLVSTAHRHAAFEACAFIMDFLKTSAPFWKKEHTTKGDYWVSERESDLASLKRWEQQ, via the coding sequence ATGATTACGATACAGCATGAACCCTTCGATATCGGTGCCCTGTACAGACGTCTTTCAGATGGGTGCCACAGCACGGGGGCCGTGGTCAGTTTTGTAGGTCGGGTCAGGGATTTTAATGAATCACCCGAGGTTACGGCGCTTACCCTTGAGCATTATCCGGGTATGACCGAAAGGGCGCTGGAGGAAGTCGTTGAGCGGGCGCAACAGCGCTGGCAGATCAATGACGCCATCGTGGTTCACCGAATTGGTTACATGACACCCGGCGACGATATTGTAGCGGTGCTGGTCAGTACCGCACACCGTCACGCCGCGTTTGAAGCATGCGCATTTATCATGGATTTTTTAAAGACCAGTGCGCCCTTCTGGAAAAAAGAACATACCACCAAAGGGGATTACTGGGTCAGCGAGCGTGAAAGCGATCTGGCGTCGTTGAAGCGCTGGGAGCAACAATGA
- the moaA gene encoding GTP 3',8-cyclase MoaA, translating into MSELIDDFDRRIKYVRISVTDRCDFRCVYCMSEEMTFLPRDQVLSIEELSLVARAFTELGVEKIRLTGGEPLVRRNIDELVSNIGALEGLRDFTMTTNGAQLRRYASSLRQSGMQRLNISLDSLDPERFRELTRTGNLEKVIDGIRAAKEAGFERIKLNAVILKGRNDDEILDLVDFARHEEIDISFIEEMPLGNVSEHSRQETFCSSDEVRSIIETRYPLLSSAENTGGPSRYYRMADSASRIGFISPHSHNFCDSCNRVRVTCEGRLLLCLGNEHSTDLRSVIRQYPGEIEPLKQKIRESMSLKPHRHHFTTDGDVQIVRFMNMTGG; encoded by the coding sequence ATGAGTGAATTGATTGACGATTTTGATCGTCGCATTAAATACGTTCGCATTTCCGTCACGGACCGCTGCGATTTTCGCTGCGTCTATTGCATGAGCGAGGAAATGACCTTTCTTCCTCGCGATCAGGTGCTCTCCATTGAAGAGCTTTCGCTGGTGGCGAGGGCGTTTACCGAGCTGGGCGTGGAAAAGATTCGTCTGACCGGTGGAGAGCCCCTGGTTCGGCGCAATATTGATGAACTGGTCAGTAATATCGGGGCACTGGAAGGGCTGCGCGATTTCACCATGACCACCAATGGGGCTCAGCTAAGACGCTATGCCTCTTCGCTGCGTCAATCGGGTATGCAGCGCCTCAATATCAGTCTGGATTCTCTGGATCCGGAACGATTCAGGGAGCTTACTCGTACGGGCAATCTTGAAAAGGTTATCGACGGTATTCGTGCCGCAAAGGAGGCAGGCTTTGAGCGCATCAAACTCAATGCTGTCATTCTCAAGGGCCGAAATGATGACGAGATACTGGATCTGGTCGATTTCGCGCGTCATGAAGAGATCGATATCAGCTTTATCGAAGAAATGCCTCTGGGAAATGTTTCTGAGCATTCACGACAGGAAACCTTTTGCTCCAGCGATGAAGTGCGCTCAATAATTGAAACCCGTTATCCGCTGTTGAGTTCTGCGGAAAACACCGGGGGGCCTTCACGTTATTATCGTATGGCAGACAGTGCTTCCAGAATCGGTTTCATTTCTCCTCATAGTCACAATTTCTGTGACAGCTGCAACCGGGTGCGTGTGACCTGTGAAGGTAGACTGCTGTTGTGCCTGGGCAATGAGCATTCCACGGATCTAAGAAGCGTCATCCGTCAGTATCCGGGTGAGATAGAACCCTTGAAACAAAAAATTCGTGAGTCGATGTCTCTCAAGCCTCATCGTCACCATTTTACGACAGATGGTGACGTACAGATTGTCAGATTCATGAATATGACAGGGGGGTAG
- a CDS encoding H-NS family histone-like protein, with product MSTETLEKIARNKNVARAAARQLSMEQLSKLSEIIDEVMTQKQEEEQKRRQEEASKEQKLAEIRAAMTDAGLSVNDLVGNEQPRKRRGRPPKDASA from the coding sequence ATGTCGACAGAGACATTGGAAAAGATTGCTCGCAACAAAAATGTGGCAAGGGCTGCGGCACGTCAATTGAGTATGGAGCAGTTAAGCAAGCTTTCTGAAATCATTGATGAGGTCATGACGCAAAAACAGGAAGAGGAACAGAAACGCCGTCAGGAGGAGGCGAGCAAGGAACAAAAGCTCGCCGAGATCCGTGCTGCAATGACGGATGCTGGTTTGTCCGTGAATGATCTGGTCGGAAATGAACAGCCGCGAAAGCGTCGAGGCCGGCCCCCAAAGGATGCCAGCGCCTGA
- a CDS encoding ribonuclease J: MDQTRVQVRPRRRSEIEILPLGGCGEIGMNLMLYGFQSRWLIVDCGMALRQDLPDTPLQIPDISSLATLGIRPEAIVITHGHEDHLGALGWLWPRLGCPIYATPLAAGIARQKLVEQGLATDAIRTFAPGDHFSAGPFSVQSINVSHSIPESVSLLLEVDRHRILHTGDWKIDPDPVLGAKTLEQDFARIAPVDLVVGDSTNAMVENHSHSESEVAATLEQLMEGCRGRVVVSCFASNLARILATGRAAGRHRRRIALLGRAMEKMVRLGRELGYLKDFPDIVPLSDIGYLPPEEILILATGSQGEPRAALSRLAANQHSALEIEPGDSIIFSSRAIPGNERAVMRLQQAFTQRGAQVYSDEVYPGLHASGHPGKDELLSMYQWVRPSHLLPVHGERDHQKTHCEIAGTLGIESSILPVNGQWLRWNGKRMTMEKTLTLSPVIISQRKRARKPSSRQNDTVIVLPVIYQADIAQWQRVGRMLVDSQIEAFVDEDTLGDWIDITLEGMTARSSRELAHLLEALANRWLNEQLRQSSRVMIDVVDTTLNN, encoded by the coding sequence ATGGATCAGACACGCGTACAAGTTCGCCCCCGTCGCCGCTCTGAGATTGAAATACTACCGCTTGGCGGCTGCGGTGAAATCGGCATGAACCTGATGCTTTACGGCTTTCAGTCTCGATGGCTGATCGTCGATTGCGGAATGGCTTTGCGTCAGGATCTTCCCGATACCCCACTGCAGATTCCCGATATCTCGTCACTGGCAACATTGGGCATTCGCCCTGAAGCCATTGTTATTACTCATGGGCATGAGGACCATCTCGGCGCCCTGGGGTGGCTCTGGCCTCGCCTTGGTTGTCCTATATATGCAACGCCACTGGCAGCAGGTATCGCACGTCAAAAGCTTGTGGAGCAGGGCCTGGCTACTGATGCCATCCGCACGTTCGCACCCGGTGATCATTTCAGCGCAGGCCCCTTTTCAGTGCAAAGCATCAATGTTTCCCACTCCATACCGGAAAGCGTGTCGCTGCTGCTTGAAGTAGATCGACATCGTATTTTGCATACTGGTGACTGGAAAATTGATCCTGACCCTGTATTGGGCGCTAAAACCCTTGAACAGGACTTTGCTCGGATTGCTCCTGTCGATCTTGTCGTGGGTGACTCTACCAATGCCATGGTAGAAAACCACTCACATAGCGAAAGTGAGGTAGCAGCCACTCTTGAACAGCTCATGGAAGGCTGCAGGGGAAGAGTCGTTGTCAGCTGCTTTGCGAGCAATCTGGCGCGCATTCTTGCGACAGGTAGAGCCGCAGGACGTCATCGTCGACGCATTGCCCTGCTGGGAAGGGCAATGGAAAAAATGGTGCGTCTGGGTCGCGAACTCGGATACCTGAAGGATTTTCCAGACATCGTCCCCCTGTCTGATATCGGCTATCTTCCGCCTGAGGAAATTCTGATACTGGCCACGGGAAGTCAGGGGGAACCTCGCGCCGCCCTTTCTCGTCTGGCAGCCAATCAGCATTCGGCGCTTGAGATCGAACCCGGGGACTCCATCATCTTTTCATCGCGCGCTATCCCGGGTAACGAAAGGGCCGTCATGCGCTTACAGCAGGCTTTTACGCAAAGAGGCGCCCAGGTCTATAGCGATGAGGTGTACCCCGGACTTCATGCATCGGGTCATCCAGGCAAGGACGAATTGCTCAGCATGTATCAGTGGGTCAGGCCTTCGCACCTTTTGCCGGTTCATGGGGAAAGAGACCATCAAAAGACCCACTGTGAAATCGCAGGGACGCTGGGTATCGAAAGCTCGATACTTCCCGTTAATGGACAGTGGCTGCGCTGGAACGGCAAACGCATGACAATGGAAAAGACCCTGACGCTTTCTCCAGTCATCATTTCCCAGCGTAAAAGAGCAAGAAAGCCTTCAAGTCGGCAAAACGACACGGTCATTGTGCTTCCGGTCATCTATCAGGCAGATATAGCACAATGGCAACGTGTAGGCCGAATGCTTGTCGACAGTCAAATTGAGGCTTTCGTGGATGAAGACACTCTGGGGGATTGGATAGACATTACATTGGAAGGGATGACGGCCCGCTCCTCGAGAGAACTGGCACACTTACTGGAGGCGCTCGCCAATCGCTGGCTCAATGAGCAACTCAGGCAATCTTCAAGGGTCATGATTGATGTTGTAGACACAACACTCAACAATTGA
- the purU gene encoding formyltetrahydrofolate deformylase, which yields MSLCRLVVTCPDRVGIVARVSSFIAEQGGSITEANQHSDLETGRFFMRYEVETRNMNSDSDAFRCAFADIAEEFDMQWQWRDGAQKRRRLMIMVSRESHCLVDLLYRWTAGELDCDIAGVISNHDDMRSIVEWHDIAYHHIPIPAADKTPAFSDIERVIEDSQADTIVLARYMQIIPPSLCERYSGQIINIHHSFLPSFAGARPYHQAHIRGVKLIGATCHYVTQELDAGPIIEQDIQRVTHCHTAGDLVRLGRDIEKSVLARGVRWHLQDRVLIDGNKTVVFA from the coding sequence ATGTCTCTTTGTCGTCTAGTGGTAACCTGTCCTGATCGTGTAGGTATTGTCGCGCGTGTTTCGTCGTTTATCGCCGAGCAGGGTGGCTCCATCACTGAAGCCAATCAACACTCTGATCTGGAAACCGGGCGCTTTTTCATGCGTTATGAAGTTGAAACCCGGAACATGAATTCTGACAGCGATGCCTTTCGCTGCGCCTTTGCAGACATTGCCGAAGAATTTGATATGCAGTGGCAATGGCGAGATGGCGCGCAAAAGCGCCGACGCTTGATGATCATGGTGTCGCGGGAGTCTCACTGTCTGGTGGATCTCCTGTATCGCTGGACGGCTGGTGAGCTTGACTGTGATATCGCTGGTGTGATTTCCAATCACGATGATATGCGCAGCATTGTCGAGTGGCACGATATCGCCTATCACCATATTCCGATCCCGGCTGCTGACAAGACCCCTGCCTTTTCAGACATTGAAAGAGTGATCGAAGACAGTCAGGCCGATACGATCGTTCTGGCCCGTTACATGCAGATCATCCCGCCATCGCTTTGTGAGCGCTACAGCGGGCAGATCATCAATATTCATCACAGTTTCTTGCCTTCCTTTGCGGGGGCCAGACCCTACCATCAGGCTCATATCCGTGGGGTCAAACTGATTGGCGCTACCTGCCATTATGTGACTCAGGAGCTCGATGCGGGTCCGATCATCGAGCAGGACATCCAGCGAGTCACTCATTGTCATACGGCGGGTGATCTGGTTCGTCTGGGAAGGGATATTGAGAAGTCGGTTCTGGCAAGAGGCGTGCGATGGCATTTGCAGGACCGTGTATTGATCGATGGCAACAAGACGGTTGTCTTCGCCTGA
- the dinB gene encoding DNA polymerase IV — protein sequence MRKILHADCDCFYAAVEMRDNLALRDVPLAIGGGAENRGVVATCNYPAREYGIHSAMSMAHAQRLCPHLQRLSPDFDKYRQASQQVQNIFNELTPIVEPLSLDEAFLDVTHVERMKGSATWMAQWLKQEVGRRVGITISVGVAPNKFLAKIASDWQKPDGLYTITPDQVIGFLDQLPITKLHGVGPATAKKLEAKGIHTCKELRATELPVLLEEFGKFGVRLHELARGIDERPVRTERERKSISVESTFDRDLPSMTVCQEKIAELVVRLEERLARNRYPAINKLFVKIRFDDFSITTMETAGQTPAIESFLPLFDTAWQRAERPVRLLGVGVRLVSEDAQRQLGLF from the coding sequence ATGCGCAAGATCCTTCATGCTGACTGTGACTGCTTCTACGCTGCAGTTGAAATGCGCGATAATTTGGCTCTCCGTGATGTTCCCCTGGCCATTGGCGGAGGAGCGGAAAATAGAGGGGTCGTTGCCACCTGCAATTATCCGGCCAGGGAGTATGGAATTCACTCGGCAATGTCGATGGCGCATGCTCAGAGGCTATGCCCGCACCTCCAACGCCTTAGCCCTGACTTCGATAAATATCGTCAGGCTTCACAGCAGGTGCAAAATATATTCAATGAACTGACGCCGATCGTGGAGCCGCTTTCCCTGGACGAGGCTTTTCTGGACGTCACACACGTTGAACGCATGAAAGGCAGTGCAACGTGGATGGCACAATGGCTCAAGCAGGAAGTTGGGCGGCGCGTCGGGATCACAATTTCTGTAGGCGTGGCCCCTAACAAATTCCTTGCCAAGATTGCCAGCGACTGGCAGAAGCCTGACGGTCTCTACACCATCACCCCTGATCAGGTCATTGGTTTTCTTGACCAGCTTCCCATTACAAAACTTCATGGTGTTGGCCCTGCCACGGCAAAAAAGCTCGAAGCCAAAGGCATTCATACCTGCAAGGAACTTCGGGCAACCGAGCTTCCTGTCCTGCTTGAAGAATTCGGAAAATTCGGAGTACGGCTGCATGAACTGGCGCGAGGGATAGACGAACGACCGGTCAGGACAGAAAGGGAGAGAAAATCCATTAGCGTAGAAAGTACGTTCGACAGAGACCTTCCCTCCATGACCGTCTGTCAGGAAAAAATAGCCGAACTTGTTGTTCGCCTAGAGGAGCGCCTGGCTCGTAATCGATACCCTGCCATCAATAAGCTTTTCGTCAAGATCCGTTTTGATGACTTCTCGATCACGACCATGGAAACCGCCGGACAGACGCCGGCGATTGAAAGCTTCCTACCGCTTTTTGATACGGCCTGGCAACGGGCCGAACGACCGGTCAGACTGCTTGGCGTTGGGGTACGACTTGTCTCGGAAGATGCACAGCGACAGCTCGGGCTTTTCTAG
- a CDS encoding histone-like nucleoid-structuring protein, MvaT/MvaU family, with the protein MSLLNEYMKKEQLLKQLRDELQQLEQDQRLKGELEFKEKLEQLMQAHDKTAADVIDLLAPDDVTSAPRPSSVESQGPGRRKRKLKVYRNPHTAEVVETRGGNQKTLKAWKEEYGNDTVEQWLERTE; encoded by the coding sequence ATGTCGCTGTTAAATGAGTACATGAAAAAAGAGCAACTGCTCAAGCAGCTGCGAGACGAGTTGCAGCAACTTGAGCAGGACCAAAGGCTCAAGGGTGAACTCGAGTTCAAGGAAAAGCTTGAGCAGCTGATGCAGGCGCACGATAAAACAGCTGCTGATGTTATCGATCTTCTTGCACCGGATGATGTAACGTCGGCACCAAGGCCGTCATCTGTTGAGAGTCAGGGACCTGGTCGGCGTAAGCGCAAGCTGAAAGTGTATCGAAATCCACATACTGCCGAAGTTGTAGAAACTAGGGGCGGTAATCAGAAAACACTCAAGGCATGGAAGGAAGAGTATGGTAACGATACGGTTGAGCAATGGCTTGAGCGTACCGAGTAA